A single genomic interval of Staphylococcus hyicus harbors:
- a CDS encoding antibiotic biosynthesis monooxygenase, whose protein sequence is MFMAENCLKLKKGSAPKIVERFQNRQGIETIEGFKEMMVTITKHNEDYDEVKILTLWETEAAFKNWLNSDVFKAAHQKVRSHQEDAESPILNNKVSKYEIAYKFVK, encoded by the coding sequence ATGTTTATGGCAGAGAACTGTTTAAAGCTAAAAAAGGGGAGCGCACCAAAAATTGTAGAACGTTTCCAAAATAGACAAGGTATTGAAACAATCGAAGGGTTCAAAGAAATGATGGTTACAATTACCAAACATAATGAAGACTATGATGAAGTTAAAATATTAACACTTTGGGAAACAGAAGCGGCATTTAAAAATTGGCTAAATTCTGATGTGTTTAAAGCAGCGCACCAGAAAGTGAGAAGTCATCAAGAAGATGCAGAAAGTCCTATTCTCAATAATAAAGTTTCTAAATATGAGATTGCGTATAAGTTTGTGAAATAA
- a CDS encoding YbaN family protein, with product MKYILLMVGITCTILGFVGVVVPLLPTTPFLLLAAICFAKSSERFKNWLIHTKVYREYVESFKNERGYTLIKKFKLLISLYIVIAFSIYMIDHTMIRVMLLIMVCFQTIFLFTFVKTLPNQSKER from the coding sequence GTGAAATATATTTTACTGATGGTGGGCATCACGTGTACCATTTTGGGTTTTGTTGGTGTTGTGGTTCCGTTATTGCCGACGACACCATTTTTACTTCTTGCCGCAATTTGTTTTGCGAAAAGCTCAGAACGATTTAAAAATTGGTTAATACATACGAAAGTGTATAGAGAATACGTAGAAAGTTTTAAAAATGAACGTGGTTACACATTGATTAAAAAGTTTAAACTTTTAATCAGTTTATATATCGTTATCGCATTTTCAATTTATATGATCGATCACACGATGATTCGAGTGATGTTACTCATCATGGTGTGTTTTCAAACAATCTTTTTATTTACATTTGTAAAAACGTTACCTAATCAATCAAAGGAGAGATGA
- a CDS encoding iron-hydroxamate ABC transporter substrate-binding protein, whose amino-acid sequence MKKVFLMVLCSILFLAACTHTNHKEKASQETRTYTLENGKTTTVPKNPKRVAVLTGFYVGDFIELGIKPIAVSNIVQDSSILKSHLKGTTFIGEGDVEKLAKLKPDLIIVDASDKNIKKYEKIAMTIPYTYTKYNHKEILKELGKLTNTEDKAQNWIKKWDAQTAKDKKDIQQKIGHATASVFEPDIKEIYVYNSTWGRGLDIVHDAFGMPMTQKYKEKLQQVKKGYAAISKEEIADYAGDYIFLSKPSYSAFDFENSKTWKNLEAVKKNRVISYKAEDYWFTDPITLEHLRVKLKKEILNKSQ is encoded by the coding sequence ATGAAGAAAGTGTTCCTAATGGTTTTATGTAGCATCTTATTTTTAGCGGCATGCACGCATACGAATCATAAAGAAAAGGCATCACAAGAAACACGTACCTATACATTGGAAAATGGAAAAACAACGACTGTTCCTAAAAACCCTAAAAGAGTGGCGGTATTAACAGGATTCTATGTTGGGGATTTTATAGAATTAGGCATCAAACCGATTGCCGTTTCAAATATTGTGCAAGATTCATCAATATTAAAATCACATTTGAAAGGTACAACATTCATTGGTGAAGGAGATGTTGAAAAACTTGCTAAATTAAAGCCCGACCTAATTATTGTAGATGCTTCAGATAAGAACATTAAAAAATACGAAAAAATTGCAATGACGATTCCCTACACATATACCAAATACAACCATAAAGAAATTCTAAAAGAACTAGGAAAACTCACAAATACAGAAGACAAGGCGCAAAACTGGATTAAAAAATGGGATGCTCAAACAGCCAAAGATAAAAAAGACATTCAACAGAAAATAGGTCATGCCACTGCGTCAGTATTTGAACCTGATATAAAAGAGATATATGTATACAACAGCACGTGGGGCCGAGGCTTGGATATTGTTCATGATGCGTTTGGCATGCCAATGACACAAAAATATAAAGAGAAGCTCCAACAAGTTAAAAAAGGCTACGCAGCTATTTCGAAAGAAGAAATTGCTGACTACGCAGGAGACTATATTTTCTTAAGTAAACCTTCATATAGCGCATTCGATTTTGAAAACTCTAAAACATGGAAAAATTTAGAGGCAGTAAAGAAAAATAGAGTGATTTCATATAAAGCAGAAGATTATTGGTTTACTGATCCTATCACATTAGAGCATCTAAGAGTAAAATTAAAAAAAGAGATTTTAAATAAATCTCAATAA
- a CDS encoding trypsin-like serine peptidase codes for MKKLCISMLISLIVLGGLLSSSIWANGIINTNTTEGNHLFTAKFEGNGKFCTAVAINSSTYLTAAHCVDYENKEGNIGKIYPALSGISTPLGELNVKKVIVYEQRSNQQPVNKEKDLAILKVDKPVSTSSEHYLKERMPHIRGVSTDRTENGSNTLVNKSVYSIGYSSSDGENYSLKYPGNIKSLYINAANGNDESSFNKSGLITTNITAAPGQSGSGLFLKDDDNNDQNDELIDILSTSNHNNENATFALITTKVKAWIEANSN; via the coding sequence ATGAAAAAATTATGTATTTCAATGTTAATCAGTTTAATCGTATTAGGAGGATTACTTTCATCGTCAATATGGGCAAACGGCATAATAAATACCAATACGACAGAAGGAAATCACTTATTTACCGCTAAATTTGAAGGTAACGGTAAATTCTGTACGGCTGTCGCAATTAATTCATCAACATATTTAACAGCAGCACATTGTGTAGATTATGAAAATAAAGAAGGTAATATCGGTAAAATCTATCCGGCATTGTCAGGTATCTCTACACCATTAGGAGAATTAAATGTTAAAAAGGTTATAGTTTATGAACAAAGAAGTAATCAACAACCAGTAAATAAAGAAAAAGATTTAGCGATTCTTAAGGTTGACAAACCAGTGTCAACTTCATCTGAACATTATTTAAAAGAAAGAATGCCTCATATCAGAGGTGTATCTACAGATAGAACAGAAAATGGTTCTAACACTTTAGTGAATAAATCAGTCTATTCAATAGGATACTCTTCAAGTGATGGAGAGAACTATTCACTAAAATATCCAGGAAATATCAAGAGTTTATATATCAATGCTGCTAATGGAAACGATGAAAGTTCATTCAACAAATCTGGACTTATAACAACTAATATAACTGCGGCACCAGGTCAATCTGGATCAGGGTTATTTTTAAAAGATGACGATAATAATGACCAAAATGATGAGTTAATTGACATTTTGTCAACGTCTAACCATAATAATGAAAATGCAACTTTCGCACTTATTACTACTAAAGTAAAAGCGTGGATTGAAGCAAATTCAAACTAA
- a CDS encoding DUF3885 domain-containing protein codes for MTIHLNQLKTQHLNFSKEKNAVHLDLSEGEYQFISGTDTLNDTYFSNVYRNAIDIFEEMFSNTDDVEMIHLVINYKKKYSKTRLIDKYTQARKYIPHHIERYQNSENNPCFAFTYKISTKNIKHSSLIKAICNQDFPPLKPIINQGSHYSELYFVNKTKNMLYLLYDDRGLWLYFDDENDYHHFTHKYHALVDHLEDVL; via the coding sequence ATGACTATTCATTTAAACCAACTCAAGACACAACATTTAAATTTTTCAAAAGAAAAAAATGCAGTTCATTTAGATTTAAGCGAAGGTGAATATCAATTTATTTCTGGAACAGACACATTAAATGATACCTATTTTTCAAATGTATATCGCAATGCGATAGATATTTTTGAGGAAATGTTTTCAAATACAGATGACGTTGAAATGATTCATTTAGTCATCAATTATAAGAAAAAGTATTCGAAAACAAGGCTTATTGATAAATATACGCAAGCGAGAAAATACATACCACATCATATTGAAAGGTATCAAAATAGCGAAAATAATCCTTGTTTTGCCTTTACATACAAAATTTCTACTAAAAATATTAAACATTCATCCTTAATAAAAGCTATTTGTAACCAAGATTTTCCACCTTTAAAACCTATCATCAATCAAGGTTCACATTATTCTGAATTGTATTTTGTAAATAAAACTAAAAATATGTTGTATCTCTTATATGATGATAGGGGGTTGTGGTTATACTTTGATGACGAAAATGACTATCATCATTTTACACATAAATATCATGCTTTAGTAGATCATTTAGAAGACGTATTGTAA